The Hymenobacter chitinivorans DSM 11115 genome contains a region encoding:
- a CDS encoding YncE family protein, with the protein MKRLSFFLLFLASLAASAPARAQGEQSIWYFGGQAGLKFSGTAPPTPLLDGKMSTYEGSAVATNQQGQLLFYTDGEVVYNRKHQPMLNGKGLMGSKSSAQSALIVPDPGSGNVFYIFTTAPQGGKNGMRYSVVDMTREGGFGDVPRANMLLISPVAEKLAAVKHKNGRDIWVVGHRWNSNAFVSYLVTPDGVETKPILSNVGSMNAGPGRNAIGCLKFSPDGHKIASAIWRESNKFEVFDFDNTTGKVSNPRQFGTYEEAYGVEFSPDGTKLYGTCNGKGGGQAEVWQFDLVTKSKDNAVKVGTSANRKIGALQLGPDGKIYVAREDNPFLGVIQDPNAAGKACNYVDDGLKLGGRRSKLGLPVFVR; encoded by the coding sequence ATGAAACGTCTGTCCTTTTTTCTGCTTTTCCTGGCCAGTCTGGCCGCTTCTGCTCCCGCCCGCGCCCAGGGCGAGCAATCCATCTGGTACTTTGGCGGCCAGGCCGGCCTGAAGTTTTCCGGCACGGCCCCGCCCACCCCCCTGCTCGATGGCAAGATGAGCACCTACGAGGGCAGCGCCGTGGCCACCAACCAGCAGGGCCAACTCCTGTTCTACACCGACGGCGAGGTGGTCTACAACCGCAAGCACCAGCCCATGCTCAACGGCAAGGGCCTGATGGGCAGCAAATCCAGCGCCCAGAGCGCCCTGATTGTGCCCGACCCCGGCAGCGGCAACGTGTTCTACATCTTCACCACCGCGCCCCAGGGCGGCAAGAACGGCATGCGCTACTCAGTGGTCGACATGACCCGGGAAGGTGGCTTCGGCGACGTGCCCCGGGCCAACATGCTGCTCATTTCGCCGGTAGCCGAGAAGTTGGCCGCCGTCAAGCACAAAAACGGCCGCGACATCTGGGTGGTGGGCCACCGCTGGAACTCCAACGCCTTCGTATCGTACCTGGTGACGCCCGACGGGGTAGAAACCAAGCCCATTCTGAGCAACGTGGGCAGCATGAACGCCGGGCCGGGCCGCAACGCCATTGGCTGCCTCAAATTCTCGCCCGACGGCCACAAAATTGCCTCGGCCATCTGGCGGGAAAGCAACAAATTTGAGGTCTTCGACTTCGACAACACCACCGGTAAAGTCAGCAACCCGCGGCAGTTTGGCACCTACGAGGAAGCCTACGGCGTGGAATTCTCGCCCGACGGCACCAAGCTCTACGGCACCTGCAACGGCAAAGGCGGCGGGCAGGCCGAAGTGTGGCAGTTCGACCTAGTCACCAAAAGCAAGGACAACGCAGTGAAAGTCGGTACCTCGGCCAACCGCAAAATCGGGGCCCTGCAACTGGGCCCCGACGGCAAAATCTACGTGGCCCGGGAAGACAACCCTTTCCTGGGCGTCATTCAGGACCCCAACGCCGCCGGCAAAGCCTGCAACTACGTGGACGACGGCCTGAAACTGGGTGGCCGCCGCAGCAAGCTCGGCCTCCCGGTTTTCGTACGGTAG
- a CDS encoding NUDIX hydrolase: protein MNTPTAPVLRESAVIVPVYRDATGELQLVLVRRGERGIHGGQLAFPGGKRDPEDASLLATALREAEEEVGLKPADIRVLTPLPELSTFTGGFHIAPFLASIRRPAVWWCQQPEIAEVLEISLRTLADPATHVQEWWQLPGWEQRMLVDYYRVGPYQLWGASYRIIQPLVARLLAGEWEI from the coding sequence ATGAATACACCCACTGCCCCTGTCCTACGCGAATCAGCCGTTATTGTGCCCGTGTACCGGGATGCCACCGGGGAGTTGCAGCTGGTACTGGTGCGGCGCGGGGAGCGGGGCATCCACGGCGGGCAACTGGCGTTTCCGGGCGGCAAGCGCGACCCGGAAGATGCTTCCCTGCTGGCTACAGCCCTGCGTGAGGCCGAGGAAGAAGTGGGCCTCAAACCGGCCGATATTCGGGTGCTGACCCCGCTGCCCGAGCTCAGTACCTTTACCGGCGGCTTTCACATTGCTCCGTTTCTGGCCAGCATCCGGCGGCCGGCGGTGTGGTGGTGCCAGCAGCCCGAAATTGCCGAGGTGCTCGAAATCAGCCTGCGCACCCTCGCCGACCCTGCCACTCACGTCCAGGAATGGTGGCAGCTGCCGGGCTGGGAGCAGCGCATGCTCGTCGACTACTACCGCGTGGGCCCCTACCAGCTCTGGGGCGCCAGCTACCGGATTATTCAGCCCCTAGTGGCGCGGCTACTGGCCGGCGAGTGGGAGATTTGA
- a CDS encoding ArsR/SmtB family transcription factor — MEENFVRAAALLGEPARATMLWNLLDGRAYTARELALCADLSPSAASNHLSQLVAAGVLRVVKQGRHKYFGFASDHMAGVIEGVSTLLPAPSPGAAARRQGLWYCRKCYDHLAGHVGVLITEALVARQLLLPGGAEFQVSSLGRTWCETLGLQVPAPGRRPVAKPCLDWSERKSHLAGALGQLLFNRLLELGWLRPTAHSREVVVTLAGERGLLDTLNLRLPRRED, encoded by the coding sequence ATGGAAGAAAACTTTGTGCGGGCTGCGGCCTTGCTGGGCGAGCCCGCCCGGGCCACGATGCTCTGGAACTTGCTGGATGGCCGGGCCTACACGGCCCGGGAACTGGCCCTCTGCGCCGATTTGTCGCCGTCGGCGGCCAGCAACCACCTGAGTCAGCTCGTAGCGGCGGGGGTGCTGCGGGTGGTGAAGCAGGGGCGGCACAAGTACTTCGGCTTTGCCTCCGACCATATGGCCGGCGTGATTGAGGGCGTGAGTACGCTGCTGCCAGCTCCGAGCCCCGGGGCCGCCGCGCGGCGGCAGGGGCTCTGGTATTGCCGCAAATGCTACGACCACCTGGCCGGCCACGTCGGGGTGCTGATTACCGAGGCCCTGGTGGCCCGGCAGCTGCTGCTACCGGGCGGGGCGGAGTTCCAGGTTTCGTCCCTGGGCCGCACGTGGTGCGAAACGCTGGGCCTGCAGGTGCCCGCGCCGGGCCGGCGCCCAGTGGCCAAGCCCTGCCTGGACTGGAGTGAGCGGAAAAGCCACCTGGCCGGCGCCCTCGGGCAACTCCTGTTCAACCGGCTTCTGGAGCTGGGCTGGCTGCGCCCGACGGCCCACAGCCGGGAAGTCGTGGTGACGCTGGCCGGGGAACGGGGCCTGCTGGACACCCTGAACCTGCGGCTTCCCCGCCGGGAGGACTGA
- a CDS encoding OsmC family protein, with translation MSKEHAYELTVEWTGNSGTGTSGYRQFERSHTIQAASKPPLLASSDPAFRGDATRYNPEDLLVASLASCHMLWYLHLCAEAGIIVVAYSDTATGIMAETPDGGGHFREVTLHPLVTVAAAHMQAPAAALHERAHQLCFIANSVNFPVRHQPTITIPDAARS, from the coding sequence ATGAGCAAAGAACACGCCTACGAGCTTACCGTCGAGTGGACGGGTAACAGCGGGACCGGCACGTCGGGCTACCGCCAGTTTGAGCGCAGCCACACCATTCAGGCCGCCTCCAAGCCGCCACTTCTGGCTTCCTCGGACCCCGCGTTTCGGGGCGACGCCACCCGTTACAACCCGGAAGACCTGCTGGTGGCGTCGCTGGCCTCCTGCCACATGCTGTGGTACCTGCACCTCTGCGCCGAGGCCGGAATCATCGTGGTGGCGTACTCCGACACCGCCACGGGCATCATGGCAGAAACTCCGGATGGGGGTGGGCACTTTCGCGAAGTCACGCTTCACCCCCTGGTGACGGTGGCCGCGGCCCATATGCAGGCCCCCGCCGCGGCCCTGCATGAGCGCGCCCACCAGCTGTGCTTCATTGCCAACTCCGTCAACTTTCCCGTGCGGCACCAGCCCACCATTACCATCCCCGACGCTGCCCGCTCATGA
- a CDS encoding amino acid-binding ACT domain-containing protein, with translation MKDLEVLLENTPGALALFGETLGQHGISLEGGGVFQTGSTAIAHFLVAEPERARAVLEPVGIRVVGIHDVLVLKLRQDVPGQLGQFCRALAQAGVNILVQYSDHANQLIVVVDDFATGTQVVAAWQQQWW, from the coding sequence ATGAAAGATCTGGAAGTCTTGCTCGAAAACACGCCCGGCGCTCTGGCCCTGTTCGGGGAAACGCTGGGCCAGCACGGTATCAGCCTGGAGGGCGGCGGCGTGTTCCAGACCGGCTCCACGGCCATTGCCCATTTTCTGGTGGCCGAGCCCGAGCGGGCCCGGGCCGTGCTGGAGCCGGTGGGCATCCGCGTAGTCGGCATTCATGACGTGCTGGTGCTGAAGCTGCGGCAGGACGTGCCGGGCCAGCTGGGCCAGTTCTGCCGCGCGTTGGCCCAGGCCGGGGTCAACATCCTGGTGCAGTACAGCGACCATGCCAACCAGCTCATCGTCGTCGTGGACGACTTTGCTACCGGCACTCAGGTAGTCGCGGCCTGGCAGCAACAGTGGTGGTAA
- a CDS encoding L,D-transpeptidase family protein has product MRNIFLAASLWMLVAACPPNPAFRDYQLTYPRVKLAYARKWPQLQTLLRGRRIDPARLEVFFRVFKVGRRLEVWARNQGDATFQLLRTYPLAATSGTLGPKRNEGDNQVPEGFYHIDRFNPISTYYMSLGLDYPNASDRALGGPNPGTHIFVHGSNVTVGCLPITDDCIQEVYLLALEARSAGQQELSIHVFPFELTAQNMERYQTNKHYSFWQSLQPGFAYFDQRLTLPTVEVAATGRYVVR; this is encoded by the coding sequence ATGCGCAACATTTTTCTGGCCGCCAGCCTGTGGATGCTGGTGGCCGCCTGCCCGCCCAACCCGGCTTTCCGCGACTATCAGCTCACCTACCCGCGGGTAAAGCTGGCCTACGCCCGCAAGTGGCCCCAGCTCCAGACCCTGCTGCGCGGCCGCCGGATTGACCCGGCCCGGCTGGAGGTCTTTTTCCGGGTGTTCAAAGTGGGGCGGCGCCTCGAAGTCTGGGCCCGCAACCAGGGCGACGCCACGTTTCAGCTGCTGCGCACCTACCCGCTGGCCGCCACCTCGGGCACGCTGGGCCCCAAGCGCAACGAAGGCGACAACCAGGTGCCCGAGGGCTTTTACCACATCGACCGGTTCAACCCCATCAGCACCTACTACATGTCGTTGGGCCTGGATTATCCCAACGCCTCCGACCGGGCCCTGGGTGGCCCCAACCCCGGCACCCACATCTTCGTGCACGGCTCCAACGTGACGGTGGGCTGCCTTCCCATCACCGACGACTGTATTCAGGAAGTGTACTTGCTGGCCCTCGAAGCCCGCAGTGCCGGCCAGCAGGAATTGTCGATTCACGTGTTTCCCTTCGAGCTGACCGCCCAGAATATGGAACGGTACCAAACCAATAAGCACTACAGCTTCTGGCAGAGTCTGCAGCCCGGCTTCGCGTATTTCGACCAGCGTTTGACGTTGCCCACCGTGGAGGTGGCCGCTACCGGCCGCTACGTAGTGCGGTAA
- a CDS encoding alpha/beta hydrolase: MAESHYQPDVLGPDFEQRVIEQPADYEGMVVCTLVRLREQAPGPRAVLYVHGFTDYFFQRDMAREYHRHGFRFYALDLRKYGRSWRPHQTANNVRDLAEYYPDLDAALALMRAEGCATIVLSGHSTGGLIAALYAQDGTQRQHLAALFLNSPFLDMHQNWLNRTVGVPLAARLGRWLPDVQLPANLPTEYGRSLHRQYQGEWDYHLPWKPIEVFPVKLGWLRAIHAGHRRVARGLHLAQPILVLHSDQTVTQAGWSEQYFEADGVLNVCHIRELSPRLGPRVTVQAIAGGIHDLVLSRPAVRARVYQVLFEWLNKVLPDLVCQPERSKGPA, translated from the coding sequence ATGGCTGAATCACATTATCAACCCGACGTGCTGGGTCCCGACTTCGAGCAGCGCGTCATTGAGCAGCCCGCGGATTACGAAGGGATGGTGGTATGCACCCTGGTGCGGCTGCGCGAGCAGGCCCCGGGCCCGCGGGCGGTGCTCTACGTGCACGGCTTCACCGACTATTTCTTCCAGCGCGACATGGCCCGGGAGTACCACCGCCACGGCTTCCGCTTCTACGCCCTGGACTTGCGCAAGTACGGCCGCTCGTGGCGGCCCCACCAAACGGCCAACAACGTGCGCGACCTGGCCGAGTACTACCCCGACCTCGACGCCGCCCTGGCCCTGATGCGGGCCGAGGGCTGCGCTACCATCGTGCTCAGCGGCCACTCCACCGGCGGCCTCATTGCGGCCCTGTACGCCCAGGATGGCACCCAGCGCCAGCACCTGGCGGCCCTGTTTTTGAATAGCCCGTTTCTGGACATGCACCAAAACTGGCTCAACCGCACCGTGGGCGTGCCGCTGGCAGCGCGCCTGGGCCGCTGGTTGCCCGACGTGCAGCTGCCCGCCAACCTGCCCACCGAATACGGCCGCAGCCTGCACCGGCAGTACCAGGGCGAGTGGGACTATCACCTGCCCTGGAAGCCCATCGAAGTGTTTCCGGTGAAGCTGGGCTGGCTGCGGGCCATTCATGCCGGCCACCGCCGCGTGGCCCGGGGCTTGCACCTTGCCCAGCCCATTCTGGTGCTGCACTCCGACCAAACCGTGACTCAGGCGGGGTGGAGCGAGCAATATTTCGAAGCCGACGGGGTGCTCAACGTGTGTCATATCCGGGAGCTGAGCCCCCGGCTGGGGCCCCGCGTTACGGTGCAGGCCATTGCGGGCGGCATTCACGACCTGGTTTTGTCGCGGCCGGCGGTGCGGGCCCGGGTGTACCAGGTGCTGTTTGAGTGGCTGAACAAGGTGCTGCCGGACCTCGTCTGTCAGCCTGAACGCAGTAAAGGACCTGCCTGA
- a CDS encoding glycerophosphodiester phosphodiesterase, translating to MKSTHWRLALLLALAGSAARAQQVAESLRRAPGQMVVVGHAGSGFFTPLNPFNPLPPSSLRSELKALHDGAEGLEIDVQLSQDSVPVLYHDTTLDTMTKTGRGCTNEHSAAELVQLRFRGGWPYDWFQHEKLVTLDTLLARLARRPEFPYLHLDLHEALPCLSPAQAQRNSAALARQLVQRLRHYGVPAGRILIVSDQVSTLRRFRQLWPALPLGYEITDAYAANLPRARQEKVAAVVLNETLTTPANVAQAHAAGLAVVTFGARSSGAIKRLVAANPDAYEVDNVGKLRRILHRPAATANAGGSPETAAQ from the coding sequence ATGAAAAGTACACATTGGCGCTTGGCTTTGCTGCTGGCTCTGGCCGGGTCGGCGGCACGGGCTCAGCAGGTGGCCGAGTCGTTGCGGCGGGCTCCGGGGCAGATGGTTGTGGTGGGCCACGCCGGCTCGGGTTTCTTTACCCCGCTCAATCCGTTTAACCCCCTGCCGCCGAGTAGCCTGCGCAGTGAGTTAAAAGCCCTGCACGACGGGGCCGAGGGCCTGGAAATCGACGTGCAGCTCAGCCAGGACAGCGTGCCGGTGCTCTACCACGACACCACGCTCGACACCATGACCAAAACCGGCCGGGGCTGCACCAATGAGCATTCGGCGGCCGAGCTGGTGCAGCTGCGGTTTCGCGGGGGCTGGCCCTACGACTGGTTTCAGCACGAAAAGCTGGTAACCCTGGACACGCTGCTGGCCCGCCTGGCCCGGCGGCCCGAGTTTCCTTACCTCCACCTGGATTTGCACGAAGCACTACCTTGCCTGAGTCCGGCCCAGGCCCAGCGCAACTCGGCGGCCTTGGCGCGGCAGCTGGTGCAGCGCCTGCGGCACTACGGCGTGCCGGCGGGCCGCATCCTCATCGTGTCCGACCAGGTCAGTACCCTGCGGCGCTTCCGGCAGCTGTGGCCGGCCCTGCCCCTGGGCTACGAAATTACCGACGCCTACGCGGCCAACCTGCCCCGGGCCCGGCAGGAAAAAGTGGCTGCCGTGGTACTTAATGAGACCCTGACGACACCCGCAAACGTAGCGCAGGCCCACGCCGCCGGGTTGGCCGTCGTCACATTCGGAGCCCGTTCCTCCGGCGCCATCAAGCGCCTGGTGGCTGCCAACCCCGATGCCTACGAGGTGGACAACGTGGGCAAGCTCCGGCGTATCCTGCACCGGCCAGCCGCTACTGCCAACGCTGGCGGCTCCCCGGAAACGGCAGCACAGTAA
- a CDS encoding J domain-containing protein codes for MQDYYRLLGVAVTASPAEIELAYQRQKTRLSRRTADPAMQARLREVHTGYEILAHPGRRLAYNVLLAQEPAPTVPPDPTAELMARYAPAARWLNAALVAFCLLLGLDWVLPLRQITREQVLLRQIVSVSSSASDPQMAYDVTTPRTAFRVPSRYGHRVRKGTALTVYQTPLLGVVRRVSAPPTTAGESPVFKASGGNIYGSFGLLPVVLLIVAVLGLLPGRSPELRVNAAVVGTLLAVVALVVLIWF; via the coding sequence ATGCAGGATTATTACCGCCTTCTGGGCGTAGCCGTTACGGCCTCGCCGGCTGAAATTGAGCTGGCCTATCAGCGGCAGAAAACCCGGCTGAGCCGGCGCACTGCCGACCCGGCCATGCAGGCCCGCCTGCGGGAAGTGCACACGGGCTACGAAATCCTGGCCCACCCGGGCCGGCGGCTGGCTTACAACGTTTTGCTGGCCCAGGAGCCCGCGCCCACCGTGCCCCCAGATCCGACGGCGGAGCTGATGGCGCGCTACGCCCCGGCGGCGCGCTGGCTTAATGCGGCGTTGGTTGCTTTCTGCCTGCTGCTGGGCCTCGACTGGGTGCTGCCCCTGCGGCAAATTACCAGGGAGCAGGTCTTACTCCGGCAAATTGTGTCCGTATCCTCGTCGGCTTCCGACCCGCAGATGGCCTACGACGTGACCACGCCCCGCACGGCTTTTCGGGTGCCGAGCCGCTACGGGCACCGGGTGCGCAAAGGCACGGCGTTGACGGTGTACCAAACCCCGCTGCTGGGCGTGGTGCGCCGGGTTAGCGCCCCGCCCACCACGGCCGGCGAATCCCCCGTTTTTAAGGCCTCGGGCGGCAATATCTACGGCTCATTCGGTTTGCTGCCCGTGGTGCTGCTCATTGTGGCGGTGCTGGGGTTGCTGCCGGGCCGCTCCCCCGAGTTGCGCGTCAACGCGGCAGTGGTGGGCACCCTGCTGGCCGTTGTGGCCCTGGTCGTGCTGATCTGGTTTTAG